Genomic segment of Prionailurus viverrinus isolate Anna chromosome B4, UM_Priviv_1.0, whole genome shotgun sequence:
GGCGTAGttttcggggggtggggggggagcggggggccggaatccccacctctccctccactcccccccaGGGGGTCTTTCCAGGAACGCTCCGGCGGAGCCCCGCAGGAGCTGGTGACAGACCTAGGTGAGCACCGAGGGGAAGAGAAAGCGCCGAGCGCGTCCACAAAGCGCCCGGGGCCGCCCCTCTCCCCGAGGCGCGGCAGCTCGCGCGGCTGGCCCAGAAGGAAGGGCTGGACGGAAGCCACGGCGCCGGGAACGGCAGGGGCGGCGGGCGACGGACGGTGGGCGGCTAGGCGCGCTGGCCGAGGCGCGAGCCGGGGAGGCGGCCGGGGaggccccgggccgggaggcccgcaGCCCGCGCCGCCGCCCGGAGCCGCGTGCGCGCGCGGCCGCATCAGCTGAGCGCGCGGCGCGTGTCACGTGGTGCGCGTGTCGAAGGTCACGGCGCGCTCACAATGGAGCTCTCGGAGTATGTGCAGAAAGGCTTCCAGATGCTGGCCGATCCTGGCTCCTTCGACTCCAACGCCTTCACGCTTCTCCTCCGGGCGGCTTTCCAGAGCCTGCTGGACGCCCAGGCGGACGAGGCCGTGTTAGGTAAGCCGCTCGGCTCTGAGCTAGATCGGCCTGGGTGGAGGGGCGCTCGGAGAAGAGGAGCGAGACCGAGCGAGAGGGGGAAAACCCCGGGAAGAGGAAGTCTCCGGGCTTTGCCCTTCGCTCCGGACGGAGTGTGGGGATGTGAACCCGGAGCGGACCCTGACCATTGTTCTGTCCCCAGTTGGCACCTGCACACAGCCGGCTACACGTTTCTGGTCTGATTTCTCCTCCCAGCCTCTTTGTTCCTTTGTAAAGCCCGTGTTCGAGTCTTGTTTGTGGCCTAAACATCTAAGGTCTGCAGCCTGGTCTGAGGCAAAGGCTAGTTGACACTTGGACTTCATCAGGGTAGCTCCCTGCAATTCAAGCGTTCAGTGCTAGGCTGGCAAAGGTTTTAAAGGCTCTGTTTCCAGAGAATTACTAGGTCACATAGTGTTGACATTTTCCAATCTAGAGAATACCCCAAGCCCCTGTGATCACTGCAGCACCCCAGTGAAGTATGTTTTGCACAGGTCCCACgcctaaaactttaaaatatggtGCATAATGTTTTGTTCCGCACCAGTTACCAGGAGACGAGTCTCTTTCAAGTGGTCCGGTCAGTGATTGCGAGTGCCGTGTCTGTATGGATTGAAAGCGTATTTTAAGACATCGCTTTTagataattttcttaaatataaatatcccaacaattcaaattttgttttttcagtagTTTCATGATCTAAACCCTTGTACAAAAAGTATGAAAGTGGAAGTTCTTTAAACGAAAATAGTAACCACCACCTGGgttaatctcaaaaaaaaaaaaaaaaggatagctgTCAAAAtcggaaaatattttgaaagttgtGTTTTATATTCTGAACCCGTGTCCCGCTCTTGATGTGTTAATGTCCTTGGAGCCAGTTATCCTAAAATTAATCCATTTTAGAGGGACAGTTTATTCATTCTTAAGTTTACACCatgtaaaatatttgtcttcTTATTTTCCTCTGAATATACTGCATCCAGCGTTGTGTTGACcactttttagttattttttttttcctttggggttgtacagttgtaaaaaaaaaccacacacagtGAAAAAGTAAGGCAAAATAAAAGAAGGCAATTGAGACCGGTAACAGAATTATTGATGTATGCTCATTATTGTTTTCCATTGACCTTGTTGTTCATCTCATTTACTTATAATTGCCAGTCTTTAGAGTTGAATTCTTTTTGTTATCTTGTTAAAGGGGATTTTTACCCAAATTAAAATACCCATTTTAGAAACATGactataaagaatttattatcACAGCCATCACTagcaattaatttattttagatcACGCAGACTTGAAACATATCGACCCTGTGGTTTTAAAACATTGTCAC
This window contains:
- the LOC125170525 gene encoding translation initiation factor IF-2-like, whose translation is MRPRAHAAPGGGAGCGPPGPGPPRPPPRLAPRPARLAAHRPSPAAPAVPGAVASVQPFLLGQPRELPRLGERGGPGRFVDALGAFSSPRCSPRPRNEEKLVKNNNVDGNTPANEASEDSTFSYAFLKI